One genomic window of Heptranchias perlo isolate sHepPer1 chromosome 12, sHepPer1.hap1, whole genome shotgun sequence includes the following:
- the rps13 gene encoding 40S ribosomal protein S13 — protein MGRMHAPGKGLSQSALPYRRSVPTWLKLTSDDVKEQIYKLAKKGLTPSQIGVILRDSHGVAQVRFVTGNKILRILKSKGLAPDLPEDLYHLIKTAVAVRKHLERNRKDKDAKFRLILIESRIHRLARYYKSKRVLPPNWKYESSTASALVA, from the exons ATGGGTCGTATGCACGCTCCCGg CAAGGGCTTGTCCCAGTCAGCGCTACCATACAGACGCAGTGTGCCCACA TGGCTCAAACTCACATCTGATGATGTAAAAGAACAGATTTACAAGCTGGCAAAGAAGGGCCTGACCCCTTCACAGATTG GTGTGATCCTAAGGGATTCCCATGGTGTTGCCCAGGTACGTTTTGTTACTGGGAACAAGATCCTCAGGATCCTGAAGTCCAAGGGTCTTGCTCCAGACCTACCAGAGGATTTGTACCACTTGATCAAGACTGCTGTGGCTGTCCGCAAACATTTGGAGAGGAACAGGAAG GATAAAGATGCCAAGTTCCGATTGATTCTTATTGAGAGCCGAATCCACAGACTGGCTCGTTATTACAAGTCCAAGAGGGTACTTCCACCCAACTGGAAGTA TGAATCCTCCACAGCTTCAGCACTTGTAGCCTAA